In Ictalurus punctatus breed USDA103 chromosome 18, Coco_2.0, whole genome shotgun sequence, the genomic stretch GCACAATATATTGTTCCAAGAATTGTTCTTGCAGAATGCAGCAATATGCCAAAAAGAATTCTTTCACCTGCCACAACACCACGCCCAAATCTTTCCCCGGATTCCAGAAGCTCTTCTACTTCAGACTGTCTCATTGCAAAATGCTCCCTAAGGATATTTCTCCATTCCTCTCCTTCCCAGTCCTTCTGTGCAATGTGGATTGCCAGAGTGCAGTTCTTCATCTCCGCCAGCAGGGGGCGCCAACGTGTCTCTAAAGATTTCACGCCATTTAACACGAGACCTGCGTATGGCTGTCTAAAAGACAAGCAACCCACCTCTATAGACATTAACAAACACAATCAAGAATGCAGAAAATCAAGAAAACGTTTCAGCCAGACTCAGACCGGGTTTGAGTAGCGCCTGAAATGGCACATTTCCGGTATtgtactaaccggaagtatatgTTGT encodes the following:
- the zgc:110222 gene encoding protein EOLA1, encoding MSIEVGCLSFRQPYAGLVLNGVKSLETRWRPLLAEMKNCTLAIHIAQKDWEGEEWRNILREHFAMRQSEVEELLESGERFGRGVVAGLVDVGETWFCSEDVPPEQSRELEKAACLTGLAQKYLTRLSSPRWLTEPLYSRGHKDMWMIRIPAHLVPSDPVVELL